The region AATACCTAAGAGTTTCTCGAACTCGCATCAAAATCTCTCCTAAGCGGTTCTTTCCGCTACCATCTTTGCCGCATCCCCAGTAATAATCAATCGGAGAATTTTCGACGATCGCTTCATCGTTGGTGTCCAGGAGAAGTTGCTGTAGTTCCTCATGAGTCGCAAACTTTTGTAAGAGCGCCCGATACATAATCTCATCCTTCACTAGTTCCCAATCTTCGCGCAAAGGATGAGTGCGATCGCGACCCATTTTTGCTGCTTCTTTTGGTGTTTTTGCGGTCTGAATTTTCTCAAACCAAAGTAGATCGGTGGTAACAAATTTCTGCGCTTGAAAATAGTGCTCGCTCGTCGGCCACCAGATCCCGTCTAACTCAAATCCATGGCGGGAAAAATTAGAAAAACAGCCATAGGGTTGCTCGCGCGT is a window of Roseofilum casamattae BLCC-M143 DNA encoding:
- a CDS encoding NADAR family protein, coding for MTIYFYGTREQPYGCFSNFSRHGFELDGIWWPTSEHYFQAQKFVTTDLLWFEKIQTAKTPKEAAKMGRDRTHPLREDWELVKDEIMYRALLQKFATHEELQQLLLDTNDEAIVENSPIDYYWGCGKDGSGKNRLGEILMRVRETLRY